The Desulfovibrio sp. G11 region GGGGCTGCAGGCGGTTTCCCAGCAAAGTACCGCCGCCCATCTCGGCGACAGGTCCACCTATGTGGGTATGAGCGACATCGGCCAACACTGGGAGTGCCCTCGTGCCGCCTTGGCCCGAAAGGTGCTTCCCACTCCTGACAGCCTGGAGCGTCTGCTGATTCTACAGAGGGGGCATTGGTTTGAATCCGGCGTGGGGCAGGCGCTGGCGTCGCTGGGTCTGCATGTTTTGCCCCAGCTTGAAATTACCTGGCAGCATCAGGGTGTGCCCATCAAGGCCCATCTGGACTTCGTGCTGGTCTGGGGTGCGCCCGTCAACGTTATTCGAATTCTGGAAGTGAAAAGCACGGATAAGCTGCCCGACACACCGCACGACTCTCATCTGCTGCAACTGCACGGACAAATCGGTCTGCTGGCCACGGCCTGGGACAAGCCTGCCTTTAGCCTGCGAGCGGCAGACGGTACGCTTCTGCATGAAAAAATGACCTTTCCCCAGCTTTGCCATGCCCAACTTGGCCTTCTACTGCCCCCACATGCTGATTCTACGAGCATGGAGGCATGGCTGCTCTGTCTTTCGATGAAGGAGGTAAAGACGTTCGGCCCCTATGGCTTCAACCAAGCCATGCTGGATACGGCCCTTGACCACGCAAGTCAACTCTGGGGCGAACTTACGGCCTACCGCGCCGGGAACTTGTCCCTCTCACAGGTGGATTGCGCCCAGGGCTTTTACCCGCTCTGCTCCTACTGCGAGTACAATGGCGATTGCCCCAAATTCCCGCAGGGTGTGCAAATGCCACAATGGGAACCTGCTCTGGACAAGCTGGCTGTTCTCAAAAAACAGCGCACCACTTTGGATGCTGAAATCAAGGAGATGGAAACCGTGCTCAAGCTGGTGCATCGGCAGGCTGGCACTCGTGACTGGGTGAATACTGCAAATTACCGCTTCCGCATGTCCGTGGCCGCAGGCCGAACAACATTGGATAAAAACGCGCTACGTGAAGAACTGTCCGAGATTTTCTGCTTTGAGCATCTGGATGACATTGACGTGGACGCCCTGCTGGCCCGCTGCGAGCGCACTGGCGAGCCTTTCGAGAAGCTGAGCGTTTCACCCATAAACTGAATTTGGGGAGTTTATCATGAGGTATTATTCTGACGTAGCCATATGCCTGACAAAACGGTATAGAGCAGCTTAAAGTTACTCTCGCTCAAGTCCGAAAGAGTTAGCAGCCTGATTTTCAATTCCCTGTAATGTTGGTACATGCACAGACCGTTGACCGACAGCAGGCTTACCCGTAATCTGTGAGAACGGAGGTATTATGTCGCTTACCCTTGAAGAACTGGTCGAAACTGCCATAGAAAACCAGCGCGTAATCCTTGAGCTTGAGCTGAAAAAAGGAATCCCGCTGAACTACCTGGATGAAAACGGGCAGTATACCCTGCGCTACCCAGATGGACATACTGAAACAATGTCACTCACCGAAGTCCAACAGGCCAACTGATGCCCAAGCTTTTGTGCATTTGTGGCCCCAACGGAGCAGGCAAGAGTACATTCTCGAGGACAATTGCCATGCGGGAAAACCTGCTGGTTATTGACCCTGATAAGCTTGCTGCTGAAGGTTTGTCTCCTATAGGCGCTGGCAAGGCTGCGGCCCGTATGGCTCGCCTCTTTCTGCAGGAAGGGGTTTCATTTGCGCGCGAGTCTACCCTTACCGCCAAGTTTGACTTCACTCTGATGCAAGAAGCAAAACAGAGGGGTTATGAAGTTGAGCTTGTATACATACGCCTTGCGTCAGCTGCGCTGGCACAGGAGCGTGTTGCTGCTCGTGCATCACGCGGAGGGCATAGCGTTCCTCCACAGGACATAGTGCGCCGTTTTGCCCGCAGTCTTGAGAACCTACCCAAAGCCATGGCCCTGGCGGACAAGGTCACCATTTTGGATAATTCCTTCTGTAATTACAAAAAAATAATGTAAACCCAAAGAGCATATTTTGAAGAGCCCGGCTTTCCTGATGGAAGCCGGGCTCTTTTTGCATTGAAGGAGCAAGTATCATGAGCAAAACCTTAATCAACGACTTCACCAGCCTTCAGTTCGCTGACCTTGACGCCGGGCAGGTTTTCAGCGGCAAGCCCTCCGGAACCACGGTCAGAGGCTATGCCACGCCCTCGGCCTGCACTCCGTCCATTGACCATAACTACATTTTCCACGAATCCAGCCGCGATATCGTAGTTTGGTTTGTTAATCCTCAAGGGCTTCAGGAACCGCTCTATGTCTTTGGCCCCACAGGCTGCGGCAAGACCAGTTGCATCAAGCAACTGGCGGCGCGTCTCAACTATCCCGTGTTTGAAGTGACGGGGCACGGACGGCTGGAGTTTGCCGACTTGGTGGGGCATCTGACGGTCAAGGACGGCAACATGACCTTTGAGTATGGCCCGCTTGCCCTTGCCATGCGGTACGGAGCGATTCTGCTCCTCAATGAGATTGATTTAACTTCGCCGGAGATCGCCGCTGGCTTGAACAGCGTGCTGGACGGCTCCCCACTGTGCATTGCGGAAAATGGGGGTGAGATTATTCAGCCGCACCCTATGTTCCGTTTCGTGGCCACAGCCAATACCAATGGTGCTGGCGATGACACGGGCCTCTACCAAGGAACCCAACGGCAGAATCTCGCCTGGCTGGACCGTTTCACCATATGTGAAGTGGGCTACCCTGATGCAACTGTGGAGAAAAAACTGCTGGCCCAGCGTTTCCCTTCGCTGCCTGAAACCCTTTGTGCCACTATGGTGGATTACGCCAATGAAGTCCGCAAACTGTTCATGGGCGAGGCTTCGACCGGCAACTTGACCAACACCATCGAAGTCACCTTCTCCACGCGCAGTCTGCTGCGTTGGGGAGATCTGACCGTGCGCTTTCAGCCCCTGGCCCATCAGGGCATCCAGCCAATCACCTATGCCCTTGATCGGGCACTGGCCTACCGCGCCAGCCGTGAAACCCGCGCCATGCTGC contains the following coding sequences:
- a CDS encoding zeta toxin family protein, with translation MRENLLVIDPDKLAAEGLSPIGAGKAAARMARLFLQEGVSFARESTLTAKFDFTLMQEAKQRGYEVELVYIRLASAALAQERVAARASRGGHSVPPQDIVRRFARSLENLPKAMALADKVTILDNSFCNYKKIM